In a single window of the Planctomycetota bacterium genome:
- a CDS encoding cbb3-type cytochrome c oxidase subunit I, which yields MSRGCEGVRIGRRFLLLSAGAFLFGGLLALGMRWKLAWPDDAVPWLGSRHDWPGGVMPLDSYAKIFTLHGTIMVWLVAVPAIAWGLGLANVPRMCRTTLALPGLARVGWWLTLLGGSILLVGWAASGWTGYAPLSSGVEVAARWRPFDADAASWLRLEQGSGFDRVQSRWTLLALYTNWIVVALAMWSLGRSFLSTGSGLRAVATQLPLLLVSLAVSYGLLQLVQIVAFDGQSAWFCAIALWATGGGFVAIALLATVALRRRGTLPLSVWGWAAAAAVGLLAGPVIVLAMAMNLLDAHGLTGFFSPQRDGQPLLHQHLFWFYGHPLVYLLILPAYGLAGDILARHGRGHVGYKTAAGCIVAVSVLGFGVWAHHMYQSGLDPSGALIFSASTMLISVPSAILVVTWLATIAKGRPRSTAATWAIYAFVSLFVIGGLSGLVLAAPAINVQLHDTYFVVAHLHYTLFGGSLFACFAGLYWLWPRLTGGRRMSDTLGKIHIATTYVAFNGTFGLMHVLGIFGMPRRYAEPTKIDLFADLAWAQQAMTVFAVILGAAQLIFVASAFGSFVFNAKTRRGKEPQRAVEKPEIRF from the coding sequence TTGAGCCGCGGCTGCGAAGGTGTCCGCATCGGGCGTCGCTTCCTGCTCCTCTCCGCCGGAGCGTTTCTGTTCGGCGGACTGCTGGCGCTGGGCATGCGATGGAAGCTGGCGTGGCCCGACGACGCGGTGCCGTGGCTCGGCAGCCGGCACGACTGGCCGGGCGGCGTGATGCCGCTCGACTCGTACGCCAAAATCTTCACGCTGCATGGCACGATCATGGTCTGGCTCGTCGCGGTCCCGGCCATCGCGTGGGGCCTGGGCCTGGCAAACGTGCCGCGGATGTGCCGGACGACGCTGGCACTGCCCGGGCTGGCACGCGTCGGCTGGTGGCTGACGCTGCTGGGCGGGTCGATCCTGCTGGTCGGCTGGGCGGCGTCGGGGTGGACGGGCTATGCCCCGCTGTCGAGCGGCGTGGAAGTCGCAGCGCGGTGGCGTCCATTCGACGCGGACGCCGCGAGCTGGCTTCGCTTGGAGCAAGGCAGCGGCTTCGATCGTGTGCAATCGCGGTGGACGTTGCTGGCGCTCTACACGAACTGGATCGTCGTCGCGTTGGCGATGTGGAGCCTGGGTCGCTCCTTCCTTTCCACCGGATCGGGACTGCGGGCCGTAGCCACGCAGCTACCTCTCTTGCTGGTCAGTCTCGCGGTGTCGTACGGGCTCCTGCAGCTCGTCCAGATCGTCGCGTTCGACGGACAGAGCGCCTGGTTCTGCGCGATCGCACTTTGGGCGACGGGTGGCGGCTTCGTAGCGATCGCCCTGCTCGCGACCGTGGCGTTGCGACGACGCGGGACGCTGCCACTCTCCGTCTGGGGCTGGGCGGCGGCGGCGGCGGTGGGGTTGCTGGCGGGACCTGTCATCGTGCTGGCGATGGCGATGAACCTCCTCGACGCGCACGGCCTGACCGGCTTCTTCAGCCCGCAACGCGACGGCCAGCCGCTCTTGCACCAGCACCTGTTCTGGTTCTATGGGCACCCGCTCGTCTATCTGCTCATCCTGCCCGCCTACGGCCTTGCCGGCGACATCCTCGCGCGACACGGCCGGGGCCACGTCGGCTACAAGACCGCCGCCGGGTGCATCGTCGCCGTCAGCGTCCTTGGCTTCGGCGTCTGGGCGCACCACATGTATCAGAGCGGGCTCGACCCGTCGGGCGCGCTGATCTTCAGCGCGTCGACGATGCTGATCTCCGTGCCGAGCGCGATTCTGGTCGTGACGTGGCTCGCGACGATCGCCAAGGGCCGGCCCCGCAGCACGGCCGCGACGTGGGCGATCTACGCGTTCGTCTCCCTCTTCGTGATCGGCGGCTTGAGCGGGCTGGTCCTGGCGGCACCGGCGATCAACGTCCAGCTGCACGACACCTACTTCGTCGTTGCCCACCTCCACTACACGCTCTTCGGCGGCAGCCTATTCGCCTGCTTCGCCGGGCTCTACTGGCTCTGGCCCCGCCTCACTGGCGGCCGACGGATGAGCGACACACTCGGCAAGATTCACATCGCAACGACCTACGTCGCCTTCAACGGCACGTTCGGCTTGATGCACGTCCTCGGCATCTTCGGCATGCCCCGCCGCTACGCCGAACCCACCAAAATCGACCTCTTCGCCGACCTCGCCTGGGCCCAGCAGGCCATGACGGTCTTTGCAGTTATTCTTGGAGCGGCACAACTGATCTTCGTCGCATCTGCTTTCGGGTCGTTCGTTTTCAACGCAAAGACGCGAAGAGGCAAAGAGCCGCAAAGGGCAGTGGAAAAGCCTGAGATCCGCTTTTGA
- a CDS encoding inositol monophosphatase family protein, with product MPHPTLRELMNVCADAAVVAGRRSLGYFGLKASQLGVEAKGDDTPVTVADRLVEDVCRAELSRRYPSHTIKGEEREDHAGDDRFTWFIDPIDGTKSFVQGVPLYGTLVACLVDGVSRVGAIYLPALNELIVAADGEGCWHDGRRSRCSNVTDIADATITAGSITRSIDRSDAYRDLADRAKLNRGWGDAFGYALVATGRSEAMIDPKISPWDCAAMPPIFREAGGWCGNWGGQQDIHGPDWLACAAGVKDEVLAALQKHPNRDHWGS from the coding sequence GTGCCTCATCCGACCTTGCGTGAGTTGATGAATGTCTGCGCCGACGCCGCCGTCGTGGCGGGGCGGCGGTCGCTGGGGTACTTCGGGCTCAAGGCGAGCCAGCTCGGCGTCGAGGCGAAGGGCGACGACACGCCTGTCACCGTCGCCGATCGGCTCGTCGAGGACGTCTGCCGGGCCGAGCTATCGCGTCGCTACCCGAGTCACACCATCAAGGGCGAGGAGCGCGAGGACCACGCCGGCGACGACCGATTCACCTGGTTCATCGATCCGATCGACGGCACCAAGAGCTTCGTCCAGGGCGTCCCGCTCTATGGCACACTCGTCGCATGCCTCGTCGACGGCGTGTCGCGCGTCGGGGCGATCTACCTGCCGGCGCTCAACGAGTTGATCGTCGCGGCCGACGGCGAGGGCTGCTGGCACGACGGCCGGCGTTCGCGGTGCAGCAATGTGACGGACATCGCAGACGCGACCATCACGGCCGGCAGCATCACGCGGTCCATCGACCGCTCCGACGCCTACCGCGACCTTGCCGATCGGGCCAAGCTCAACCGTGGCTGGGGCGACGCGTTCGGTTACGCGCTGGTCGCGACGGGTCGCAGCGAGGCAATGATCGATCCGAAGATCAGCCCGTGGGATTGCGCCGCCATGCCGCCGATCTTCCGAGAGGCCGGCGGCTGGTGCGGCAATTGGGGCGGCCAACAGGACATCCACGGCCCGGATTGGCTTGCATGTGCTGCCGGCGTGAAGGACGAGGTGCTCGCGGCGCTGCAGAAGCACCCGAACCGAGACCATTGGGGAAGCTGA